Sequence from the Corallococcus sp. EGB genome:
CCGGAGGCCGTCTTCGTCACCGCACCGGACGGCGCGGTGACCTACGTGAACGGCGTGCTGACGGAGCAGACCGGCGTGAGCGCGGAGGCCCTGCTGGGACGGGGCTACCGGCACGTCATCCACCCCGACGACCTGCCCGCCAGCGCCAAGGCATGGGCGGAGGCGCTGGCCGGCGGCGAGCGCCTCCAGGCCGAGCACCGGGTGCGCTACCGGGACGGCCTGTACCGCTGGCACCTGGTGCGCGCCCTGTCCGTCAAGGACGCGGAGGGCCGGGTGCTCAAGTGGGTGGGCACGTCCATGGACGTCCACGAGCTGCGTCAGGCCCAGGCCCAGCAGCAGCAGCGCGCGGACTTCGAGCAGCAGCTCATCGGCATCGTGAGCCACGACCTGCGCAACCCCGTGAGCGCCATCCTCCTGGGCGCCGCCAGCCTGATGCGCCGCGAGGAGCTGGACGAGCGCAGCACCAAGGCCGTCAGCCGCATCCAGTCCGCCGCGGAGCGGGCCCACCGGATGATCCGCGACCTGCTGGACTTCACCCAGGCGCGCCTGGGCGGCGGGCTGCGCATCCAGCGCCGCGCGTCGGACGTGCACGAAGTCGTGGACGGCGTGCTGGAGGAGATTGAAGCCACGCACCCGGACCGGGAGATCCACCGGCGCCGCAGTGGCAGCGGCCTGGGCGACTGGGATCCGGACCGGCTGGGGCAGCTGGCCCAGAACCTGGTGACCAACGCGCTGAGGTACAGCCCCCGGGAGACCGCCGTCCTCGTGGAGACCCACGGCGAGGACGACGCCGTGACGCTGTCCATCCACAACGCGGGCACCCCCATCCCCCCGGAGCGGATGGGCCGCCTCTTCCAGCCCCTGCAGCGCGCCAGCGGCGAGGTGGACACCAGCAGCCGGAGCATCGGCCTGGGGCTCTACATCGTGAAGCAGCTGGTGGCGGCCCACGGGGGCACCATCGCCGTGGAGTCCACCGAGGAGGCGGGGACCACCTTCACCGTGCGGCTGCCTCGCGGCGCCCCGGCGCTCCCGTAGCGGGTGGAGCACCGCGCCCGGAGGCGGCACCTGGCGGGGGCCGGAAAAGCGAAAGGCCCGCGGGATTTCTCCCGCGGGCCTCTCTCAATTCAGTGTGGAGCTAACCGGGATCGAACCGGTGACCTCTTGAATGCCATTCAAGCGCTCTCCCAGCTGAGCTATAGCCCCTTCTCTGCTGCGTGCTGCCCGGCCCGCCGTGGGGAGCGGTCCGTGCCGTGAGGCGGCGCGACTTCTACGGCTTCTTCGTCCCGGACGCCACAACTTTTTGCGGCTTCGCGACGGTTTTTACCTTCAAACGGTCCGCCACCTCTTCTCCTTCCCGGAGCAGGTCGGTGAGGGACGCGGCATGGTCCGCCGCCGCCTTCTCCGCCGCCGCGATGTTCTGGAGCAACCGGCCGAAGTTGGGAGGCAGCTCCAGGCGGCCCGCCTGGACGGCCTGCCAGACGGCCTCGCCCAGCTCGCGGTGGGTCTGCTCCTTCTTGTCCTTGAGGAAGGCCGCCTTGCCGTTGGCCCGCGCCAGCTCCGTGTTGCGTTCGACGGCCTCGCGCAGCTTGGCCAGCTTGGCCTCGGCCGCCTGGAAGGCCTCGTTGATCTGCCGCATCACTTCGGTCTGCTTCGGATCTGCAGCCACGGCTGTCACCCTCGGGACGGGAGAAGGTCGTTCGTGCGTAACGTGGCGGCTCGGCGACTGTCAACCCGCCTTGCGGACCAGCCGGGCGGCGAAGAAGCCCCCGCCGGGGACCCGAGGCGGGAGGGCGCGCAGGTAGGGCCCCTCCACCGCCGCCTGGAGCTCCGCGGGCCACCCCTCCCCCACCGGCTCCAGCGCGAAGCCCGGGTGCTTCTTGAGGAAGCCCTCCACCACCGCGTCGTTCTCCTCCGGCAGCACGGAGCACGTGGCGTAGATGATGCGCGCCCCGGGCTTCACCTGCGCGGCCACCTCCGCGAGCAGCGCGGACTGCGTGGCCTGGAACTCGGAGATGGCCTTCGCGGAGAGCTTCCACTTCTGATCCGGCTCGCGCGCCAGGGAGCCCGTGCCGCTGCACGGCGCGTCCACCAGCACGACGTCCACCGCTCCCAGCGGCACCGGATGCGGGAACGCCACCTGCCTCAGGCCGAACTCGCGCACCCGGTCGCGCGCGTCCGCGAGCCGCCGCTTGGAGCGGTCCCCCGCGAGCACCTTCCCCTTCGCGCCCACCAGGTCCGCGAGCCCCAGCGTCTTGCCGCCAGCCCCCGCGCACACGTCCGCCACGGTGAGCCCGTCCAGGGTCGCCCCGGGCGGCAGGCACGCGAGGACGATGAGCTGGCTGCCCACGTCCTGCACCTGGAGCCGCCGGGCCTTCATCGTCCGCGACTCGAAGATGCGGTGGCTGGAGTCCGCGACGCGCAGCGCGTCCGGCGCGCACGCCACCGCCTCCGCCGCCACGCCCTCCTCCCCCAGCGCCGCGAGCACCGCGTCGCGCGTCCCCGGAGGCCGCGCGCGGAAGTGCAGCGCGGGCTCTTCATCCAAGGACGCCATCAGCCCCGCGAGCGTTCCTTCCGGATACACCTGCGCCAGCCGCTGCGACAGCCAGCCCGGGAACGAGTACCGGGTGGCCAGCCGCTCGACGACGGCCTCCGCGCCCTCCACCGGAGCTCCTTCCGCGAGGGGCTTCGTCACCAGCCCCTCCAGCACCGCGTCATGCAGCGTGCGGGGCCGCACGGGGCCGGGCAGCTTCACCTCCGGCCCGATGCGCCCCCAGCCCTCGCCGCAGAACAGGCGCCGCCAGAGCGTGTAGCGCACCAGCGCCTGGTCCTCGGAGAGCGTGTGCTTCCCGGGCGAGTGCCCCAGCTGCCGCGCCGCCAGGTCCAACAACCGCTGGTGCCGGGACAGCTCGCGCGCCGCCAGCGCCGCGAAGCGCCGCTCCTGTCCGCCCAGCCCTTCCGCCTCCCGCAGCGCGGTGGCGAGCGCGGCCTTCAGCGGCTCGCCCTTGAGGACGGCGACGTGCGTCTCCAGCGCCGCGGTGGCCGCGCGCCGGGACGGACGGCCCAGACGTGACGGCTCATGCGGCGTGGGCCAGAGGGGAATGTCCACGGATGACCTCGTCGCCTAGCCGCGCAGCGGCACGCACACGGCCAGCGCGCCGGCCCGCGTCGTCACCTGGGGCGATGCCCCCTGGGACAAGAAGAGGTAGCACGGCGCGGCATAGCGCTCGCCGTCCAGTTCCAGGTCCCCCTCCATCAGGAGGACGCCATGGCCGCACTGGGAACGGTTCCAGGGGAAGACCGCGGCGGGCTCCAGGCGCACCCACGTCCGGGCGCTGTCCGGAGCCACACCCGCGCACCTCACGCCGGGTGATTGTTCAGTCCACTCCGGGGAATCCTCGGCCAGGGGCTCCCCGGCCGCGGCGACCCCCTGGCGCTTGAGGGCGAGGAAGCGCTCCGTCAGCTCCATGATGTCTTCGACCTGGAACGGCTTGATCAGCAGCGCGTCCGGCTCCGAGGGGTGCAGGACCTGGGCGACCTCGTCCGGACCGGAGGCGCTGACGATGGCCACCGGGAGCCGGCGACGGCGCGCGGCCTCCAGGACGCCCCGGCCGTCCGCGTGCCCTCCGGCGATGCGCATGTCGGTCATCACCAGCTCGAAGCGCTCCACCGCCAGGACGCGCAGCGCTTCGTCGAGGGTGCCCACCGCCTGCACATCCGCCAGCTCGGCGACCAGCTCGCTCATCCCCTCCCGGAGGCTTGGGTCATCCTCGACGAGCAGGACCTTCATCGCGTCTTCCAGCGCGGGGGACAGGGGAGCGCTTTCACGTTCGGGCGGCCCGGACAGACGGCATCGCGGGCACCGGGTCTGCGTTTCGAAGATGGCCCTCCCCGGACTCGAACCGGGACGCGGGGTCAGCCGCAGCGGATTTTGAGTCCGCCTCGTCTACCAATTTCGACAGAGGGCCCCTTGGGTGTGAACGAGGCGGCCGAACGTATATCGCGCCTTCGGTCCGTGTGCATCCGAAGATTGCGGTGGTCCACGCACACCGCTAAAGGGGCAGCCCATGTACAACCTCCTCATCTCCCTGGCCGTCGGGCTGGCGGTCGGCGTGCTGGTGAAGCTCGCCGGCGGCTTCTCCTGGTGGGCCGGCATCGTCCCCGGCACCATCGTCTTCTTCGCTGCCTACATCCTGCTCGCCCGCCGGGTCTCCACCCGGGTCCAGGCGCTGATGACGACGGTGCAGAATGATCTCCAGGGCCAGCCCGCCAACCAGAAGGAGGCCCAGGGGCGCGTGGACCGGGCGGTCAAGACGCTGGAGCAGGGGCTCGTCTGGGACAAGTGGCAGTTCCTCATCGGGCCGGAGATCCACGCGCAGATCGGGATGCTGAAGTACATGGTGAAGGACCTGGACGGCGCGAAGCCCCACCTGGAGAAGGCCAGCGGCCGCAACTACATGGCCAAGGCCATGGAAGGCGCCCTGCACTTCCGCCGCAACGACGTGCCCGCCATGAAGGCCTCCTTCGAGGCCGCGGCGAAGAGCGGCAAGAAGGAATCCATCGTCTGGGCCGCGTACGCGTGGTGCCTCTTGCAGCTGAAGGACAAGGACGGGGCCCAGCGCGTGCTCGCGCGCGGCGTGGAGCAGAACCCCTCCGACGAGAAGCTCAAGGGCAGCCTCGCCCAGCTGCAGAACGACAAGCGCCTGAAGATGAAGCCCTACGAGCCGCTCTGGTGGCAGTTCGGTCTGGAGGCGCCGCCGGTGATGCCGCCCATGGGTGGCGGCCGTCGCGTGCAGTTCACCCACCGGCGCTGAAGTCCCGGGGGACTGACGGCCTGGCGCCACCGCAACGGCGCCCGCGTCCCCCTTCCCCGCCCGCCGCGGACGCTTTCGCGGCGCTCCGAACCCCGTTGATGGCGCCGCCTCGAGCGCGCGCTTCCGGGGAGTTTCCAACGGATCAGCGGCCCCCACCTGCTCCGGACGCAGGCTCCCGGAGCGGCGTGCGCCCGGCAATTCCTACCGTGCGTGCTGCGCCCACGCTGCAACGTCTTCCGGCCGCCTTGTTGGCTGTTTCGCCAGCCCCCATGCAACCCCCTGAAAAGAGGCCGTCTCGCGTGTGAAGCGCGGGGCACAGCGCTTGCTCCCGGGCAGGGACACGCGGGCGACCGGGGCCGAAGACTCCCAAAGCCCCCGCGGAGGCGGACGGGCTTGGCAGCCGGAGGTCTCGGGTGAAGGTTGGATGGGTGGGTGGGTGCTTGCAGGACCGGGCGACGGCGGGTGCGCGTGGGGCGCAAGGGCGTGGAGAGCACCTCGAAGGG
This genomic interval carries:
- a CDS encoding lipopolysaccharide assembly protein LapB yields the protein MYNLLISLAVGLAVGVLVKLAGGFSWWAGIVPGTIVFFAAYILLARRVSTRVQALMTTVQNDLQGQPANQKEAQGRVDRAVKTLEQGLVWDKWQFLIGPEIHAQIGMLKYMVKDLDGAKPHLEKASGRNYMAKAMEGALHFRRNDVPAMKASFEAAAKSGKKESIVWAAYAWCLLQLKDKDGAQRVLARGVEQNPSDEKLKGSLAQLQNDKRLKMKPYEPLWWQFGLEAPPVMPPMGGGRRVQFTHRR
- a CDS encoding response regulator; this translates as MKVLLVEDDPSLREGMSELVAELADVQAVGTLDEALRVLAVERFELVMTDMRIAGGHADGRGVLEAARRRRLPVAIVSASGPDEVAQVLHPSEPDALLIKPFQVEDIMELTERFLALKRQGVAAAGEPLAEDSPEWTEQSPGVRCAGVAPDSARTWVRLEPAAVFPWNRSQCGHGVLLMEGDLELDGERYAAPCYLFLSQGASPQVTTRAGALAVCVPLRG
- a CDS encoding RsmB/NOP family class I SAM-dependent RNA methyltransferase; translated protein: MDIPLWPTPHEPSRLGRPSRRAATAALETHVAVLKGEPLKAALATALREAEGLGGQERRFAALAARELSRHQRLLDLAARQLGHSPGKHTLSEDQALVRYTLWRRLFCGEGWGRIGPEVKLPGPVRPRTLHDAVLEGLVTKPLAEGAPVEGAEAVVERLATRYSFPGWLSQRLAQVYPEGTLAGLMASLDEEPALHFRARPPGTRDAVLAALGEEGVAAEAVACAPDALRVADSSHRIFESRTMKARRLQVQDVGSQLIVLACLPPGATLDGLTVADVCAGAGGKTLGLADLVGAKGKVLAGDRSKRRLADARDRVREFGLRQVAFPHPVPLGAVDVVLVDAPCSGTGSLAREPDQKWKLSAKAISEFQATQSALLAEVAAQVKPGARIIYATCSVLPEENDAVVEGFLKKHPGFALEPVGEGWPAELQAAVEGPYLRALPPRVPGGGFFAARLVRKAG